The region GCGGGCCTGTTGCTAGTGGTTTGAGTGTTTACAACTCCTACTGCCAGGAAAACGGGCTGCCTATACCAACCGTCGCGTCGATCTGGAGCTTTGATGCGTACAGTGCCCTGCCGCAGTGCGGCCGCCTGTGCTTCTGGCGTGCAAATAGGGACACTTATGATTTAATGCCACAAATGGGGTGTGGGGAACCTTGGGACAATGGGTGTTTGTGTGATAGGGAGAACAACGAAGAGAGAATAACAAGGGGGAAAGCTTTCATGACCGAGTGTATAGCTAGCCGGTGCGGGACAAGCCAAGATGGAATCTTGACTGAGGCATTGAGGGCATGGGGGGATTATTGTGGGAGTGCTGGGTTGTCGTTGGTGGCCATCACTGAGGGAGCCACCGTTGATTCATCAGTGACAACCATAAGCATCGCTGTAGGACCCTCCCAGACAGACATCCAAACCGGAGAACCTGAAACAGGTAGGTTACCTTATCTTGTCCTGGCACTGTCGGTGAGATTATCAAAGCGATGGCTAACCTTTTGTTTGCTCATAGGCCAAATCTCTACTGGAGCGATTGTTGGAATAGTTGTGGGGGGTGTTGCAACTGTCGCTGCTGTTGTGATCGCTGCGGCGCTGATCATGTACAGAAAACGGCAGAACAAGGCAAACACAGACAGATACGGCGCAGTAGAAAACCTGTCACCTCCGCAGAATGACAACAATCAAGTTGGGGGGGCGAGAATAATGCACGAAAAACCGGCCGAGCCAGAGGTTGCAGAGGTCGCGGGCGCAAGACATGAACTATGGAATCGAGATGTGCACCGGCGCACCTTGGAGCTACCGGCATAATACTTCTGGGAGCGTTGTTTAACACAAATATCATGAACTTGTGTGGAGTTGGATGCTTGGGAATTGGGCATAAAGGATGTGGTCGAAGTTGCAAGCTTTGAGAGGCGAGTCGCACCTTATTATAACCAGACTACCCTCCCTACCTTACCTTCATAATAGGCTTTTTTGAGCCGGTCACGTCACCTCCATCAGATCATTTTAGGCCTACATCGCATGTTAAATTTCCTATCTCATCTAATATTCTACTGTTGGTTCGTTTGGTGTGGTTGCGAGTCATGTAGGTATCTGGGCGACCATTTCCGGTTCGATGTACTTTAGAGGTCATATTAAAGATTAACCAGATCGACAATAGGTGGTAGCTCTCCCGCCATTCAAGCTTTCAAATGCGGGTAATATCTGTCGTCATTTCTATAGTTGCCGCAACCTTCTCCGCTCACAACAACTCAAACTACGTGCCGCTCCAATCGGGTCGACTTCCTATATTATGGCTTTGGGTCAACGAGTGGTACCGGCGTGTATTATCGACCACACGGAATCCATCTTCGTATCTCTGCCATTTCATTCACATTTTCCACATCCAGACCGTCAAACCTGGCGTCTACATAAGACTTCAATCACAGGTCTCATGCATTCAGGTCTCATGCATTACCCCTTTTGTTGTCCTGGACACAAGTGTCGACGTGAAAGCCAATCATGAAACTCAATAAGCCATTCCTGGCCATTTATTTGGCTTTCAACTTGGCCGAGGCTTCGAAAACTCCGGATTGCATCAATGGTCCGCTGGCAAAGACCTTGGCATGTGATACAACGGCGTCACCTCCTGTGCGAGCAGCTGCTCTTGTGCAGGCTTTAAATATCACGGAAAAGCTTGTGAATCTAGTGGAGTATGTCAAGTCAAGAGAAGCTCCTTTAGGGATTTCAATTCAGCTAATCACTCCTCATAGCATGAGCCTCGGTGCAGAAAGGATCGGCCTTCCAGCTTATGCTTGGTGGAACGAAGCTCTTCATGGTGTTGCCGCGTCGCCTGGGGTCTCATTCAATCAGGCCGGACAAGAATTCTCACACGCTACTTCATTTGCGAATACTATTACGCTAGCAGCCGCTTTTGACAATGACCTGGTTTACGAGGTGGCGGATACCATCAGCACTGAAGCGCGAGCGTTCAGCAATGCCGAGCTCGCTGGACTGGATTACTGGACGCCTAACATCAACCCGTACAAAGATccgagatgggggaggggccaTGAGGTTTGTTACCTTAGCCTTCTTTTCCGTGCCGTGCAGTTGCTGAGAACTCAAAAGACACCCGGAGAAGATCCGGTACACATCAAAGGCTACGTTCAAGCACTTCTCGAGGGTCTAGAAGGGAGAGACAAGATCAAAAAGGTGATTGCCACTTGTAAACACTTTGCAGCCTATGATTTGGAGAGATGGCAAGGGGCTCTTAGATACAGGTTCAATGCTGTTGTGACCTCGCAGGATCTTTCGGAGTACTACCTCCAACCGTTTCAACAATGCGCTCGAGACAGCAAGGTCGGGTCTTTCATGTGCTCATATAATGCGCTCAACGGAACACCGGCATGTGCAAGCACGTATTTGATGGACGACATCCTTCGAAAACACTGGAATTGGACCGAGCACAACAACTATATTACGAGCGACTGTAATGCTATTCAGGTATAAACTTGCCGGAGTTGTGGTTTCTAATTTATGCCTCTGACATGTTGACAGGACTTCCTCCCCAACTTTCACAACTTCAGCCAAACTCCAGCTcaagccgccgccgatgCTTATAACGCCGGTACAGACACCGTCTGTGAGGTGCCTGGATACCCCCCACTCACAGATGTAATCGGAGCATACAATCAGTCTCTGCTGTCAGAGGAAATTATCGACCGAGCACTTCGTAGATTATACGAAGGCCTCATCCGAGCTGGCTATCTCGACTCAGCCTCCTCACATCCATACACCAAAATCTCATGGTCCCAAGTAAACACCCCCAAAGCCCAAGCCCTGGCTCTCCAGTCCGCCACCGACGGGATAGTCCTTCTCAAAAACAACGGCCTCCTTCCCCTAGAcctcaccaacaaaaccATAGCCCTCATAGGCCACTGGGCCAATGCAACCCGCCAAATGCTAGGCGGCTACAGCGGTATCCCCCCTTACTACGCCAACCCAATCTATGCAGCCACCCAGCTCAACGTCACTTTTCATCACGCCCCAGGACCGGTGAACCAgtcatctccctccccaaatgACACCTGgacctcccccgccctctcCGCGGCTTCCAAATCGGATATCATCCTCTACCTCGGCGGCACCGACCTCTCCATCGCAGCCGAAGACCGAGACAGAGACTCCATCGCCTGGCCATCCGCTCAACTTTCCTTGTTaacctccctcgcccagaTGGGAAAACCCACAATCGTAGCAAGACTAGGTGACCAAGTAGACGACACCCCCCTGCTCTCCAACCCAAACATCTCCTCCATACTATGGGTAGGCTACCCAGGCCAATCGGGCGGAACAGCCctcttcaacatcatcactggAGTCAGCTCCCCCGCCGCTCGACTGCCCGTCACAGTCTACCCAGAAACTtacacctccctcatccccctgACAGCCATGTCCCTCCGCCCAACCTCCGCCCGCCCAGGCCGGACCTACAGGTGGTACCCCTCCCCCGTGCTCCCCTTCGGCCACGGCCTCCACTACACAACCTTTACCGCCAAATTCGGCGTCTTCGAGtccctcaccatcaacattGCCGAACTCGTTTCCAACTGTAACGAACGATACCTCGACCTCTGCCGGTTCCCGCAGGTGTCCGTCTGGGTGTCGAATACGGGAGAACTCAAATCTGACTATGTCGCCCTTGTTTTTGTCAGGGGTGAGTACGGACCGGAGCCGTACCCGATCAAGACGCTGGTGGGGTACAAGCGGATAAGGGATATCGAGCCGGGGACTACGGGGGCGGCgccggtgggggtggtggtgggggatttGGCTAGggtggatttgggggggaatAGAGTTTTGTTTCCGGGGAGGTATGAGTTTCTGCtggatgtggagggggggagggatagggTTGTGATCgagttggttggggaggaggtggtgttggagaagTTTCCTCAGCCGCCTGCGGCGGGTTGAGAAGATCAAGAGAGAGCAAGACGAATCGGTACAGATTGTGCTGATTCAACCTACCTACTTATGTGTTTTGAGTCAACTATCTCTTGGGCCCAGCCTGTCAACAACTCTCGCTTTTTATGTGTAGCTCTACCATCCTGGTAGCCTGACATATCTTCCAAGGTTCCCTGCTTCTCACTCAACTCTGCTTGTGCCTCGCTGTAACGCTCGTTGAGGTCTCGTCACAGCATTGACTGCCGTCTTGGCCTGGAGATCAACTCGGCTACACAGCAAGTTAGAAAACAGCTTTGAACTTCTCGTGGAAAAATCCAAAATCTGCTCACCATAATGGACATGTAACTGCAAACTGCAGCAGCCACGGGTCAACGCACGACGGGTGGAAGATATGTCCACATAACAACTTCCGAACATCACCTCCTTCGACAAAGTCCTCGGTGCAGATGGCGCAGCTATGACTTCTTGTTGATGATCGTTTCTTTTCGGGCCTCAGCGTGCCGCTTTCTCTGCGACAGATTAGTTGGCATGTGTCAGTGGTAGACAACGAGCAATCTGCAACTTACAACGCGCCATCACTGTGTTCAGTTGATGGAGTCGCTGccctgtccttcttcttctgagCCCAGCTCCAAAATCTCAACCTTGTCCTCGTCCATACTGAAACAGATTTTGTTCGTCCCGGACTCTCCAGCTCGTCGATGAGGGCTTCGTTGTACTTGACGACCGGCATCGACTGCAGGGTTTCTTCCCCAACGCCAGCTTTCCCCCCTCGTATCCGCTCGGTGATAGTCTCGCGGATTACTTCGAGGGTTGAGGATCGCTGGGCGACGAAGACGCAACCTAGGATGAGAATGGCGATCATGATGGCGAGAATGACAGAGGTAGCAGGAGGGCCAGCGTGGGGAGAATCGTTGGGGTCGACAGCTGCCATGATCAAGATGGATAGGAGTGCTCCCGATGATTTGAgagtatataaatatagtgAGCAGGACCAGACAATCCGTGGGTCCAAAATGCAGCGTCACACAGGGCAGCTAGTTTCAGCAACCCAGAATTATTTGAGAGTCAAGTTCAACGCCAAAACGTTGACGAGAAAGAGGGCGAGCCATGGGTACAGAAAGGCTGGGATGGATGGTATTTGAAGAAGGACAGGCGTAACAATGGGTGCTGCCCATGGTCGGGCCATAATGGTGCTGGTGCAATCCGCGCCACCGTTCATAACTCAGAACTGCCTCGTGGACTTGGACAGTTCATCGTGACACAGGCTCCCTCGGGAATCGGTACTTCCACAACCGGTACTTCGGTCATGCTGTGCTTCAGCTTGAAAGCGAAAAGATTGGCGGCGGAACTCAGCGCTCGGCATGCTTCCCCGAGGAGATGGCTTGGGAAAGGGGATGAGGTGATATCGGGGTTGAGCAGTGATCATGATGGAGGGGCGGGAACGGGCACCAATTGCCCCTGACTGATTTAGCTAAATTTGACGTAACAAATAACACTGTGAGACAGATGACAGCCCGCGTTTTTCTTCATGATGAGACGGGATGGAGTAGTGAAGGTGGGCGAAGTGTGCTCTATGAGTGATTTGAGTTCTGGGGGTACCTTAGGACTTGTAAGTGGTGTGCAGCCATCATGATGCTTGGCGGGCCAGTGGCGGGCCAATGATGGGCCGCAAAAGCGAGGGAAACAGGAGAAAAGGGAAGGCATAGAGACTTGGGGAACCTGACGCCAGGATCGCATCAAATGGTGGGGATCATGTGTAGCACAAGGGCTCATAGATGAACAGCGACGTGGTTTGTCTGTGTACCAGCAGGCCCATGCAGCTTATAGAAAGAAAGACAGGGCATTTACTTCTGTCAACTGGTGAGAATATTATTCTGCATCACTCGATTTGGAGGGTAGGCATACCATCGCGACACTTGGTTTGTTCTGGTGTTAATTATTGCTAAACAAGGTTCTGCAAGTGTGCCAGTTTGTCTAAATGTCCTGGAGTAGACGAGCAATGAAGAATTGTAAGCTCAATAATGGCTCATGAACACTCGTTTGATGACCGAACCAGGCCTCGAAGTGCTGGATGTTGTCACTGAGATGGCGTTGTTAGCGCATAGTGGGGTCTGTTCTAGAACCCCGCCTTCAACGTCGATGGAAAATCGGTGCGGGGCAGAGCTTCCCCATATTCTGGCCAATCACAAGCTCAGATTCCCATCGAAAGACATCGAAAGTCCAGAGCTTTCCATGAGCCTTGTGCGAGGTCTCCAGATACACTCCTGCCCTTTGGTGCTGAAAACCTTCTTCTGCAGCTTGACCTGCCTATTTGTAGACTGTTTCTCTCCCAACAGTCAACAACTCTTCAGACCATAACACCAAGCACACCAAGAGATACCCTTACCTGCTTTTCTTTCCCAGCGATACCCCACCGCAGTAACTCAGCACCATGTCCACAGCCGACGAGCTCAAGGCTCTGGGCAACAAGGCCATTGCCGCGAAGAACTTCGACGAGGCCATGTAAGGCTCCCAAAGACCCCATCGCCTTGGCACAGAATACTTCTGGTGGAAAGAGGAAGGACTGTTGCTAACCTGCTGGCTGCAGTGACAAGTTCACACAGGCTATCGCCATCGACCCACAAAACCACATCCTCTACAGCAACCGCTCGGCTGCTTATGCTTCGAAGAAGGACTGGGACCACGCCCTCGAGGATGCCCAGAAGACCACAGAACTGAAGCCAGACTGGCCAAAGGGGTGGGGCCGTAAGGGCACCGCGCTGTATGGCAAGGGCGACCTTCTTGGTGCCCACGATGCCTACGAGGAGGGTCTCAAGATCGATCCCAACAATGCTGGCATGAAGAATGATCTTGCTTCGGTCAAGCGTGCAATGGAGGCAGAGGCGGGACCTGGTAAGTGTTGGCATTGTCACTCGGCATGGAAAACGGGATGTTGATAAATGTCTTAGGTTTCGGCGGTGACCCAACTGGCGGTATTGGGCAGATGTTCAGCGACCCGAACCTTATCCAGAAGCTTGCGAGCAACCCAAAGACCAGTGCCTTACTTGCCGACCCGAGCTTTATGGCCAAGCTGCAGGCTATCAAGCagaaccccaacaacacacaaGAGCTCTTCAGCGACCCCAGGTTTATCCAAGTGCTGGGCGTCTTGATGGGTGTTGATATGACGATGGCCGATCCTGGCTCCCAACCGGGTGCCTCCGGCTTTGCtaaggaggccgaggaggatgtgccAATGCCGGATGCTAAGCCTGCCGAACCAAAGAAGGCCCctgagccggagccggagccggagcctgAAAACGAGGAGGccctggagaagaagaaggcaaaggAGGCTGCCGATAAGGAAAAGCAGCTCGGTACCGAGAACTACAAGAAGCGCAACTTTGACGAGGCTATCAAGCACTACCAGGCTGCGTGGGATCTCCACAAGGACATCACctacctcaacaacctcggtGCGGCTTACTTCGAGAAGGGTGACTACCAGGCCTGCATCGATACTTGCACCAAGGCTGCTGAAGAAGGTCGTGCTCTCTATGCCGATTTCAAGCTCATTGCCAAGTCGTATGCCCGTGTTGGTACTGCTTATGAGAAGCTGGGCGATCTTGCGCAGGCTATCGACTACTACAACATGTCTCTTCGTGAGCACCGGACACCAGATGTGGTCACCAAGGTCCGGAACGCCGAGCGCAACAAGATTGAGGCTGCGCGCAAGGCGTACATCGACCCAGAAAAGGCCGAAGAGGCTCGCGTGGAGGGCAACACGAAGTTCAAAGAGTCGGACTGGCCAGGGGCCGTTGCTGCCTACTCAGAAATGATCAAGCGTGCGCCGGATGACCCTCGCGGATACAGCAACCGCGCGGCTGCCTTCATCAAGCTGCTCGAGTTCCCCAGTGCTCTTGATGACTGCGAcgccgccatcaagaaggaCCCCAAGTTCATCCGCGCCTACATTCGCAAGGCTCAGGCCTACTATGGCATGCGCGAGTACAGCAAGTGTGTTGACGCATGCACTGAGGCCCATACCGTGGACAATGAGCACCACAAGGGTGCCAATGCTAAGGAGattgagcagcagcagcaaaaggcGTTCACTGCCATGTACTCGGCGCGCGAGAATGAGACTGAGGAGCAGACCAGAGAGCGTCTGGCCCGTGACCCTGAGGTGAGTTTTTCTGGCCGCTAGTTTGGCAGTTTCGTGATATCTTGACTAACATTTGGGAACAGATCATGGGTATCATGGCAGACCCAGTCATGCAAGCTATCCTACAGCAAGCGCAGTCGGATCCTGCTGCTCTGAACGAGCACATGAGAAACCCTACGGTTCGCACCAAGATCCAGAAGCTGATGGCCGCCGGTGTTATTCGCGTTGGTAGGTAAAGAATGGGTTGGATGGGCTTCGTGATGGAGTAGGGTGTTTAATTCCTGAACTATAATTTCTGGGGTTTTAAAGTGATATTTGGTCGTTAATGAGTTGCATGAGAAATGATTTTGCACTGTGCTCTAGGAGACATGGCATTCTGACAACAATGAGACATCTGTTAAAAGTTATGACTTTATTTTGTTGGTGACTGTGTGACTGTTTCAGATGGTGACGTTGATCAACGAGGATTTTCCTTTTGGAAATGTTTAGGGGACTGATGATCGTCACACGTTTGATGGGTGGAAATGGAGCTTGTATAGTGTCACGATGAACGGACATGGGACACCGACAAAGCTGTTCATAAGTTGAAGCCTATTCTAGGTCCGACCTAAATGGTTCGATGACACAGCCAGCTCAGCGTGCTGCCATAAAAGCCATCTTATATGACGCCGTCACAAACCCCTCCCGACTCTTCTTTCCCCATGGGtatcctccaccgcctcaaTCTTTCCTAAACAACCTCTGcacctcctcactctccaCGCTCACGACCCTCACCCCACCAAtactctccatctccttttTGCACTCCTCCCACCCGCCCGGGTTAACGGTCTTGGTCCCCTCCTCGATAATCACCGTCTGGAACCCTTCCTTTGCAGCATCATACGCAGTGTGCTTGACGCAGTAATCCCCCGCCAGCCCGACAACATAGACGTGCGTCACCTTTTCGTCGTGGAGCAGCTTGGCCAGTCCGGAATCGCAGACTCGTTCgccggtgggggtggggggaaaAGGGTCGAAGAAGGCGGAGTACATCTCCACTCTGGGGTCGAGACCCTTTTTGATGATGTGGGTGAAGTTTTGGGAGGAGAGTtcggggatgagggaggcgcCTGGGGTGGATTGGATGCAGTGGGGGGGCCAGAGAAGGGTGGTGTAGgattgggaggggttgagggggttggtgattgTGTGAGAGGTGacgaagggaggggggttggaggggtggttgggggcGAAGGAGAtgtggtttggggggtgcCAGTCTTGGGTTGCgattttgagggggagggtgcgGGGGGAaacggtgaggagggtgttgattaGGGGCGTTATTGTGCGGCCGAGGGGGACGGCGAGGGAGCCGGACtagggtggtgggttgttAGTAGATGTTTTGTAGATGGGAGATATGGGGAGGAATGTGTATGTGGGAATGTTGTGTGAGGTGACGGTCAATGAGGTAGTGAGAGGGTGTTGTGAGAGCGAGGTGTGAGAGGTGAGTCGAGGTCAGGAATGGTGAGCGTGAGAGGTGAAAGTGAGCTTGTGAGAGCATGTGTGATGGGACACGACCCCGCTCAGGAGATTTTTGGGATTCGACTTGTGAAATATGTAACCAGCCGTAATTCCACATGAACTTGAGGAAATGAAATAGTATTGCAAAAGACTGTGTTCATTACATGCAAATGCGGAAAATAGCGTGAGAAATAGCAGGTCGGTGCTTACTGGTGGGCAAAAGTCCTCCTGCatgtccaccaccagcagtgCTGGCCGGAAGCTTGACTGAGAGTCCGCCATGACTACGTTCGCTGTTCGTTGTATTCCGAGGCTGAATTGAATGACTGTAAACTATTCAAGCAGCTGGGTCACTTATACACAAATCAAAGCCACTTGGTACTTGGTTGACAATGACCAGTGATGAGGACGGAGGGAGCTTGTCAGGTGCTGTGAGCCTTTCGTCAGCCACACAAGAGGCAGCGAGGCACTCTGAGAGAGACAAGCCACCCACGACGATAAGAGATAATGCAAGGTCGACTGGGAGATCTCTTGGCAATCACTGTCAGCAGATGCCCGTCGAATTCTCCCGTTCTGAAGGGGAGTTTCATTTGTTCCAGAAACCCCATTTGGAGTGCTACCATTTTTTGACGCCCGACGCCAACATATGCACATCAAGCAGCTCGGCGAGACAACAGATCAGACGAAGGCCACAGCCGCAGTAGACAGACACAACGACAAGTGTGGTGAAACAGAGCTGACCTCATTGACACATCCGGACGGTGATGTCTAGTTCGGGGCAGGCCCGATGAAAACGTGGGGTTTGAGCAAGGAACGTCAGAATTGAGTTTTTTTCCAAACTGCCAGGCCCAGTTCAAGCATCAGATGGACCCACGCATCGGATCAGATAAGAAAAATGCGGAATTGAGCTTGGGCCAActccttgctcttctccaTTTGCCAAGGATCGCCAGCGAATTGGCCAATTCATCACTGCCAGCATTCAACGGCATTGACTAGTACTTTTTTTGCTTAAATACGGTGAAAGTTGTTGGGGTCGGGAAATTTCCGCTCCTGGAGCGACTGAGCCTCTCTATTTTTGAGTGACATACCCTTTTCTTGTGGCAAGTACACAGAACGCCAGGTACAGGTTCAACAGGCACCGAATGACAGGAAGTGTGGAAGTCCCACCCACACTGTCGGGCCCACCCTTCACCCTCCGGTTCGTGGTGGGGCCATGAATGTACGCAGTAATACCGGTGCAGGGGGGAACCGTTTTCACCACTGCCCAGTTCGTCTCGTGCAATTGTTCGGTCAAGATGCTGGACGAAAAGAGTTGCCTGAACAGCTTGTGGTCTccctgatggtgatggttcaTACTCGCATTGGTGACGGGCTTGACAGTAGTGCCTTGATCTACGTTACTAGCTACCTTAGCACTTTCGACGAGACCAACAAGCTGTTCAAAATTCTAACACCAAGGACAGCGCGTGGACATCAAGGTCGACAATTGCACGGGCCAACGGGTAATTTAATCTCCAATTGCTCGGGACGACGACCTGGTTCCCGGCCTCTGAGGCCTCAATACTTTCTGTACCTTGAGATATTACCGTCAACTGGCAGAGGCGGCGCAGAGATACATGGGCGGCATTGGGCGGCTGATGAAAGCGGGCGAAAGACACTGAGGTCATCTGCATATCCCCCAACCGAGATCTCATAACAAACGAAGATCATGAACAATCGTAGGAGTTCCCGCACAATCACAGTCCGTCGCAACAAGGAAATAAACCAAAACGGTGGCCACTGCCTCCCGCCGACTACGGAATTGCACACGCTGGCCAGCACTAGACCCCCAAGGGTCAAGCCTGTGAGCGAAAAAGGGGGTCCAGCATCGCCAACACTGAACAGATGCCATGTAGGTGCCAGGAGGTGCATCGCAAAAGGTGCCAGCTGCCCCGTGAATTGGATGACGGTAATGCCAAGCGGTCCGTTTCCCCATCGAGCGTCCCCCGTTCCAATGGGGTTATGGCAGCATGCAGCGTCCAGCCGGGGATCTGGAACCCTGGGGTTGCACTCGATCAGCTGTTTGGCCGAAGCGTGCCAAGTTTCACCAAAACGGTGGGGCTTGGCTTGTGATGGCCCCATCATCTTGaaattcttttttaattCGATCACCGCCTCGGAGCCCCGAGTTGTGGTATCCTTCGTGCCTACCTCACCGATAAGGAGCAAGATTTgtctccccaacccccaaggACAACCTGCCAgtcctctttttttctttgctttctttcctttctccGCCGCCACTCCATCTGCCCAATTCaacattgttgttgttgctgtccTTGGACAACACACGACCATCCCCTTTCAACATCGGCGCCAGCATCCGTTTCTTGGTGGATTCGCTTGCACCGACACCCTTCCCAGGTCGCGCCATCCCGAAGCTTCCCCAGCCAGGAAATCTCGGCCAAACCTCCCAACGCTCCGTGCACGCAACAAGCTTCGCGTGACATAACTTCGGCGTTGCGCCAAACCACACTCAAAGCCATCGCGGCTCTCGGGCAAACAGTGCAACTGCCAGTTGCTAGACAGTATGTGacttcctccctcctccttgcccacACACACCGACCGACGCCCACgcaactccaccacccaggTTGGGCTGGCCATGATGCCGCAACGGGAGATTGGTGCCACGTCCTCTCCCATGATCCTCGTGGACAACTTGTCAAGTCCGTTGTCATCCGAAGTGGTCTTGCTCCATAAAGGGGGGCCATGATCGGCCTGTTGAAACTGGCATGTCACTAACTCTCTCTTCTCAGGCCCAGCTTCCTGTCACATCGCCAACACATCCGTCCAATGCCCGCCGAGCAACGATAGTCGTATACTCTCCAAGGCCGTCATGATTGCTGCAAGCCTACTGCCCGCGAGGTTTCGCGGGGAGCAGCCCGCCTCCCAGGCTGCTGCGCCATCCTGGTTCAACAAAAAAGTCACACCGCTTCTTCAGGTTCTGTCGAAGCTTACCTCAACCCACCCAATTCACACCATTGTCGTGGTTGCGCTGCTTGCCAGCTCTTCGTATATCGGCCTTTTGGAGGACAGCCTGTTTGGTGCGAGCATAAGTGTAAGGAAGGCAGAATGGTCATCTCTTGTCGAGGGGAGCCGTCGCCTCAGGGTTGGCGAAGACACCGCTTGGAAGTGGCAGAACGATGACTCGGAAGCGCCCATTCCCGAGGGCGCCGACCACCTCGCCCTCTTGACTCTTGTCTTCCCTGAGACCATGTCTTCCGATGCTTCCCGTGTTCCTCCCGTCGTCAACGCCGTTCCAATTCCTCAGAATCTTTCGATCAAGTCGCTTCCGTCAACATCCAACTCTTTCAGCACCTACGCCCAGGATAGCGCCCTCGCCTTTTCGATTCCCTACAGCCAGGCCCCCGAATTCCTCTCTGTCGCCCAGGAAATTCCCAACGACGAGTCCGCACAAGAGAGCAGGGAGACTGAGCATGGCCGGGAACAAAAGATGTGGATCATGAAGGCTGCCAGAGTCCAGACTCGGAGCAGTCTCATCAGATGGGTACACAACGCTTGGGTTGAGTTTACCGACCTTCTCAAGAATGCCGAGACGCTCGATATCGTCATCATGGCTCTCGGCTATATCTCGATGCACCTGACCTTCGTCTCGCTCTTCCTTTCGATGCGCCGCATGGGCTCCAACTTCTGGCTTGCCACCAGCGTCATCTTCTCGTCCGTCTTCTCGTTCCTCTTCGGTTTGTTTGTCACCACCAAGCTCGGTGTCCCGATCTCCATGGTTCTC is a window of Podospora pseudopauciseta strain CBS 411.78 chromosome 1, whole genome shotgun sequence DNA encoding:
- a CDS encoding hypothetical protein (EggNog:ENOG503P7JA), producing MPQMGCGEPWDNGCLCDRENNEERITRGKAFMTECIASRCGTSQDGILTEALRAWGDYCGSAGLSLVAITEGATVDSSVTTISIAVGPSQTDIQTGEPETGQISTGAIVGIVVGGVATVAAVVIAAALIMYRKRQNKANTDRYGAVENLSPPQNDNNQVGGARIMHEKPAEPEVAEVAGARHELWNRDVHRRTLELPA
- the STI1 gene encoding Hsp90 cochaperone (COG:O; BUSCO:EOG09261TEQ; EggNog:ENOG503NUK2) — its product is MSTADELKALGNKAIAAKNFDEAIDKFTQAIAIDPQNHILYSNRSAAYASKKDWDHALEDAQKTTELKPDWPKGWGRKGTALYGKGDLLGAHDAYEEGLKIDPNNAGMKNDLASVKRAMEAEAGPGFGGDPTGGIGQMFSDPNLIQKLASNPKTSALLADPSFMAKLQAIKQNPNNTQELFSDPRFIQVLGVLMGVDMTMADPGSQPGASGFAKEAEEDVPMPDAKPAEPKKAPEPEPEPEPENEEALEKKKAKEAADKEKQLGTENYKKRNFDEAIKHYQAAWDLHKDITYLNNLGAAYFEKGDYQACIDTCTKAAEEGRALYADFKLIAKSYARVGTAYEKLGDLAQAIDYYNMSLREHRTPDVVTKVRNAERNKIEAARKAYIDPEKAEEARVEGNTKFKESDWPGAVAAYSEMIKRAPDDPRGYSNRAAAFIKLLEFPSALDDCDAAIKKDPKFIRAYIRKAQAYYGMREYSKCVDACTEAHTVDNEHHKGANAKEIEQQQQKAFTAMYSARENETEEQTRERLARDPEIMGIMADPVMQAILQQAQSDPAALNEHMRNPTVRTKIQKLMAAGVIRVGR
- a CDS encoding hypothetical protein (CAZy:GH3; EggNog:ENOG503NX6M; COG:G) translates to MKLNKPFLAIYLAFNLAEASKTPDCINGPLAKTLACDTTASPPVRAAALVQALNITEKLVNLVDMSLGAERIGLPAYAWWNEALHGVAASPGVSFNQAGQEFSHATSFANTITLAAAFDNDLVYEVADTISTEARAFSNAELAGLDYWTPNINPYKDPRWGRGHETPGEDPVHIKGYVQALLEGLEGRDKIKKVIATCKHFAAYDLERWQGALRYRFNAVVTSQDLSEYYLQPFQQCARDSKVGSFMCSYNALNGTPACASTYLMDDILRKHWNWTEHNNYITSDCNAIQDFLPNFHNFSQTPAQAAADAYNAGTDTVCEVPGYPPLTDVIGAYNQSLLSEEIIDRALRRLYEGLIRAGYLDSASSHPYTKISWSQVNTPKAQALALQSATDGIVLLKNNGLLPLDLTNKTIALIGHWANATRQMLGGYSGIPPYYANPIYAATQLNVTFHHAPGPVNQSSPSPNDTWTSPALSAASKSDIILYLGGTDLSIAAEDRDRDSIAWPSAQLSLLTSLAQMGKPTIVARLGDQVDDTPLLSNPNISSILWVGYPGQSGGTALFNIITGVSSPAARLPVTVYPETYTSLIPLTAMSLRPTSARPGRTYRWYPSPVLPFGHGLHYTTFTAKFGVFESLTINIAELVSNCNERYLDLCRFPQVSVWVSNTGELKSDYVALVFVRGEYGPEPYPIKTLVGYKRIRDIEPGTTGAAPVGVVVGDLARVDLGGNRVLFPGRYEFLLDVEGGRDRVVIELVGEEVVLEKFPQPPAAG
- a CDS encoding Oxidase-like protein (EggNog:ENOG503NYNG; COG:V), which translates into the protein MVALQMGFLEQMKLPFRTGEFDGHLLTVIAKRSPSRPCIISYRLIQFSLGIQRTANVVMADSQSSFRPALLVVDMQEDFCPPSGSLAVPLGRTITPLINTLLTVSPRTLPLKIATQDWHPPNHISFAPNHPSNPPPFVTSHTITNPLNPSQSYTTLLWPPHCIQSTPGASLIPELSSQNFTHIIKKGLDPRVEMYSAFFDPFPPTPTGERVCDSGLAKLLHDEKVTHVYVVGLAGDYCVKHTAYDAAKEGFQTVIIEEGTKTVNPGGWEECKKEMESIGGVRVVSVESEEVQRLFRKD
- a CDS encoding hypothetical protein (EggNog:ENOG503PFUN; COG:O), with the protein product MAAVDPNDSPHAGPPATSVILAIMIAILILGCVFVAQRSSTLEVIRETITERIRGGKAGVGEETLQSMPVVKYNEALIDELESPGRTKSVSVWTRTRLRFWSWAQKKKDRAATPSTEHSDGALESGTLRPEKKRSSTRSHSCAICTEDFVEGGDVRKLLCGHIFHPSCVDPWLLQFAVTCPLCRVDLQAKTAVNAVTRPQRALQRGTSRVE